A portion of the Parambassis ranga chromosome 22, fParRan2.1, whole genome shotgun sequence genome contains these proteins:
- the fam98b gene encoding protein FAM98B: protein MESDILDSLEQLGYGGPLLEEKALLRAAEGGLSSSEYVDLCRWLAFRLKPLCDLEETITSGPDDKDSLQVEMSGFLKELHCPYEEVVSGILQGSLRNTKEHLKIVLFLSSELQAAQVVKSRQIFDKEQGKNLVYEDLLAICETLQLSEPRGQDAAGVLSQVLNKVEELLKDLPNGSIGTPVLKKSLSSEQWEKLQNINAVLSSEYECRRRMLIKRLDVTVQSFGWSDRAKVRVDSMAKAYQPKRHTLKPQSTVDVAELLAAREDICNVVKTSSGSSREKTTCAVNKILMGRVPDRGGRPSEIDAPPPEMPPWQKRQDDGGGGGGWGGRGGGGRGRGGGGSWGQGGRGGGGSWGGGGGRGGGGWNQGGHSRHGDYGSHGGKRGRYQY, encoded by the exons ATGGAGAGTGACATTTTAGACTCATTAGAGCAACTCGG TTATGGCGgccctctgctggaggagaaggcGCTGCTGAGAGCCGCTGAGGGAGGCCTGTCCTCGTCTGAGTATGTGGACCTTTGCAGGTGGTTGGCATTCAGGTTAAAGCCGCTGTGTGACCTGGAGGAGACAATTACATCAGGTCCAG ATGATAAAGACAGTCTCCAGGTTGAGATGAGTGGTTTTCTGAAGGAGTTGCACTGTCCATACGAAGAAGTCGTTTCAGGGATTCTTCAGGGCAGTCTGCGGAATACAAAAGAGCATCTCAAGATAGTCT TGTTTCTGAGCTCGGAGCTACAGGCGGCTCAAGTGGTGAAGAGCAGACAAATCTTCGATAAAGAGCAAGGCAAGAATCTGGTGTATGAAGATCTTCTGGCAATCTGTGAAACTCTGCAACTGTCAGAGCCCAGGGgacaggatgcagcaggagtTTTGTCTCAAGTACTAAACAAG GTGGAAGAACTCCTCAAAGATCTACCTAATGGCTCCATTGGAACCCCTGTGCTGAAGAAATCTCTCAGCAGTGAACAGTGG GAGAAGCTGCAAAACATCAACGCCGTTCTGTCATCAGAGTACGAGTGTCGGCGCAGGATGTTGATCAAACGACTAGACGTCACAGTTCAGTCTTTCGGGTGGTCAGACAGAGCCAAG GTGAGGGTGGACAGCATGGCTAAAGCCTACCAGCCAAAGAGGCACACGTTGAAGCCGCAGTCCACAGTGGATGTGGCTGAGCTGCTGGCTGCTAGAGAGGACATTTGCAATGTGGTGAAAACCAGCAGCGGCTCCAGCAGGGAGAAAACCACTTGTGCTGTCAACAAG ATCCTGATGGGAAGAGTACCAGACAGAGGAGGACGTCCTTCAGAGATAGATGCTCCACCTCCAGAGATGCCACCCTGGCAGAAAAGACAAGatgatggtggaggaggaggtggctggGGAGGACGGGGTGGTGGTGgacgaggacgaggaggtggaggaagctgGGGAcaaggaggacgaggaggtggaggaagttgggggggaggaggaggaagaggaggaggtggatggaACCAAGGGGGACACAGTAGACATGGAGATTATGGAAGTCACGGAGGCAAGAGAGGACGGTACCAGTattag